The following DNA comes from Streptomyces sp. NBC_00690.
GTGTTGCTCACCGCACAGAACATCCACGATCTGAATCTAGAGGTTGATGCGGTTCGGTCCGCAATCCTCGACCGGTACCGGAAGATCGATCACCCCATCCGCATGATCATGTCGAAGTACATCGCCGGCAACAGCGTTGAAGGACGTGCACCACGGCACAATCAGATCTGGCGCGCCGGCATCGCACGGCTCATCCGGGAACGGCCGTACGCTTCCACGTGCTGGCTGGATGCTGACCATCGGTTGGTCTTCACCCATGCCTCGGAGATCGCGAACATCATCCGGAGCGGACCGCTCAGCCGACAGACCGGCTTCTAGGACACTGGTCCGATGCTGACCATCGGTGAATTGGCGTCGTATGCCGGAGTGACGGTGCGCGCGGTGCGGCACTATCACGCCAAGGGGTTGCTGCCGGAGCCGGAGCGAGACCACTCGGGCTACCGGAGGTACGACGCCGATGCCGTGGTCGAGCTGATCCAGATCCGGACTCTCGCCGAGGCGGGAGTCCCGCTGGGGCGCGTGCAGGAACTGCTACGGGCCGATGAGGCGGGGTTCGCCGCGGCGATCACCGACATCGACAGGCGGCTGCGGGCTGAGATTCTGGACCGACAGCAGCACCGGGAGCGGATCGCGCACCTCGCCTCCGGGGAACATCTGGCGCTGCCCCTGGAGGTGGTTGAGTACCTCGACCACCTGCGGGAGCTCGGGGTCGACGAGCGAATAGTCCAGGTCGAACGCGATGGCTGGATTCCGCTGGCCGCGCGCTCGCCCGAGCGAATTGCGGAGTGGATGGCACGCAAGCGAAAGCTGATCA
Coding sequences within:
- a CDS encoding MerR family transcriptional regulator, which codes for MLTIGELASYAGVTVRAVRHYHAKGLLPEPERDHSGYRRYDADAVVELIQIRTLAEAGVPLGRVQELLRADEAGFAAAITDIDRRLRAEILDRQQHRERIAHLASGEHLALPLEVVEYLDHLRELGVDERIVQVERDGWIPLAARSPERIAEWMARKRKLITDRQFVGFYRTLSQALDRPREVQQLVELADELAAYITQMANEEGEHYVDDTGIEPPLAKLMDRLAFDTVPPARQLIALLTERGWTGWTRLERVDPPPAWTRH